The following are encoded together in the Primulina tabacum isolate GXHZ01 chromosome 18, ASM2559414v2, whole genome shotgun sequence genome:
- the LOC142532528 gene encoding uncharacterized protein LOC142532528, which translates to MEADFWRQKAACHWLEDGERNTKLFHNMVKKKRVANKIFRIWDNGVCLTSPELIQQSGASFFQHLLTGDPSALASPDFSGFPSVISAVENEGIVATPSLEEVRATVFSIHPDSVAGPDGFSSAFFQHCWEIVHQDVFDAVLDFFRGSPLPQGFTATTITLIPKVAGAHAWSDFRPISLCNVTNKIISKLLYSRLRVVAERLISPNQSGFVPGRMISDNILLAQELTHSLTLPTRGGNVILKLDMAKAYDRVQWPFLFEVLRHFGFSERVVEMVSACISHCHFSVNINGSLSGFFGSTRGLRQGDPLSPMLFILGAEYLSRGLDRLYLQHPELRYRSGCDILISHLAYADDVIIFANGGSRSLRRLMGLLHHYENCSGQLVNAVKSSVILPPRCSERLRSRILRITRFAEGHLPLKYLGVPLFRGNRVCSLFEHLLQSVRRKLEGWEIRTLSPGSRITLIRSVLLSMPIYLFQVVQPPLAVMEKLELVFNAFLWGSRTLEKKWHWAKWSRACLPVMEGGLGFRRLKDLVDSFSIKLWFRFRQGSSLWARFLLRKYCQMDAPASVLPRGLISPTWRRLLRIRPRAEPGIRWRVGLGDVSFWDDIWFGDTALSSQCEVRGGRAVRVFHFLSEGAWDFDLLCAVVAPSVAEAITLTPIAFGEPDLALWIHSSDGAFSIRSAWELVRLRDPVSDILTPCWGRWLRPTMSFFLWRFWHQWLPLDDMLQRRGFELASRCQCCDMSETFTHVFIDGPIARYVWHFFGAIFRVRIPCTGDLRLFLSAWKRNLHWAPGGHVKEFLPFIVLWFLWMARNDAKHRQLRISGKTVKSQILSYLRLAHAAFIVKPKHWLGAFEAARSLGIFVAFQRTHRLAIVRWLCPPPGCFKLNVDGSSRGNPGESSVGGVVRDSSGRVVLSFSEFIGVGTNVRAELWAVWRGLLICSDLGLFPLWVETDSQISLQILRSRRCHWDLHHTVTRILFLLRGRTVHFSHIFREGNSVADALAARAHTIRVLSLWSALFLWIWVDSRTFSIGAFIWTTLFSGGRSLQASPWPPLSIFCVLLPGFMVALDDLSQWFLWPRAPFMSGFICSLLLLRALVALHVISWLPLISTFQSRLDL; encoded by the exons atggaggcggatttttggagaCAGAAAGCTGCTTGCCACtggttagaggatggtgagaggaacaccaaactctttcacAACATGGTGAAGAAGAAAAGGGTGGCGAATAAGATTTTCCGCATCTGGGATAATGGGGTAtgcctgacgtctcctgagTTGATTCAGCAGTCGGGAGCCTCGTTTTTCCAGCATTTGCTTACTGGTGACCCCTCTGCGCTTGCgagtcctgatttttcgggctTCCCCTCCGTTATCTCTGCTGTGGAGAATGAGGGTATTGTTGCGACCCCTTCTTTGGAGGAGGTTCGTGCGACCGTCTTCTCCATACATCCTGATAGTGTGGCTGGGCCTGATGGCTTCTCCTCGGCGTTCTTTCAACATTGTTGGGAGATTgttcatcaggatgtttttgatgcTGTCCTGGATTTTTTCAGGGGTTCTCCCCTCCCCCAGGGTTTTACCGCCACCACAATCACTCTGATCCCCAAAGTCGCGGGTGCTCATGCTTGGTCGGACTTCCGTCCGATTAGTCTGTGCAATGTCACTAATAAGATCATCTCTAAGCTGTTGTACTCTCGGCTGAGGGTTGTGGCGGAGAGACTTATTTCaccgaatcagagtggcttcgttCCGGGTCGGATGATCTCCGATAATATTCTCCTAgcccaggagctcactcacagtCTCACTCTCCCCACTCGTGGCGGTAATGTTATcctgaagttggatatggccaaggcctatgaCAGGGTCCAGTGGCCTTTCCTCTTCGAGGTTTTGAGACACTTTGGTTTCTCGGAGCGGGTTGTGGAGATGGTCTCGGCTTGCATatctcattgtcatttctccgtgaacatCAATGGCTCTCTCTCGGGGTTCTTTGGTTCCACTAGAGGCCTCAGACAGGGCGATCCCTTGTCCCCCATgcttttcattttgggggcggagTACCTATCGCGCGGCCTTGACCGCctctacctgcagcatcctgAGCTCAGGTACCGCTCTGGTTGTGATATCCTGATTTCCCATCTGGCTTAtgctgatgatgtcattattttcgccaatggtgggtctcgtAGTTTGCGGCGCCTTATGGGTTTACTGCATCATTATGAGAATTGTTCGGGTCAGCTGGTGAACGCTGTCAAAAGTTCTGTTATCTTGCCTCCGAGGTGTTCTGAGCGACTTCGCTCTCGGATTTTGCGCATCACCAGGTTTGCGGAGGGTCATTtgcccctcaagtacctcggagtCCCCTTGTTTAGGGGTAACCGAGTATGTTCCCTTTTTGAGCACCTCCTACAAtctgttcgtaggaagttagagggttgggagatcCGGACGCTCTCTCCGGGTAGCCGCATAACCCTTATCCGCAGTgtgctcctctccatgccgatttatctgtttcaggtggtACAGCCACCGcttgctgtcatggagaagcttgagcTGGTTTTCAACGCTTTTCTCTGGGGGTCGCGGACACTGGAGAAGAAATGGCACTGGGCCAAGTGGTCTCGAGCCTGTCTCCCAGTGATGGAGGGtggtcttggcttccgcagattgaaagatctggtGGATAGCTTTTCTATTAAGTTGTGGTTCCGGTTTCGGCAGGGCTCCTCTCTctgggcgagattccttttACGGAAGTATTGCCAGATGGATGCTCCTGCCTCTGTTCTCCCTCGTGGTTTAATATCCCCCACCTGGCGTCGTCTCCTACGGATCAGACCTCGCGCCGAGCCCGGCATTCGCTGGCGCGTTGGCCTTGGAGACGTGTCCTTTTGGGATGACATATGGTTTGGGGATACTGCTCTGTCCAGCCAGTGTGAGGTCCGTGGGGGCCGTGCTGTTCGGGTTTTTCACTTTTTGTCTGAGGGGGCTTgggatttcgatcttctttgcgCTGTGGTGGCCCCTTCTGTTGCTGAGGCGATTACTTTGACCCCGATTGCCTTTGGCGAGCCTGATTTGGCGCTTTGGATTCACAGTTCTGACGGTGCTTTTTCGATTAGGTCTGCTTGGGAGCTTGTCCGATTGAGAGACCCTGTTTCTGATATCTTGACTCCTTGTTGGGGCCGTTGGTTGAGGCCCACGATGTCTTTttttctttggagattttggcatcagtggctcccgtTGGATGATATGCTCCAACGTCGTGGCTTTGAGTTGGCTTCTCGAtgccagtgttgtgatatgtcggAGACATTTACACATGTCTTCATTGATGGCCCGATAGCCCGTTATGTCTGGCATTTCTTTGGGGCCATATTTCGTGTCCGGATCCCCTGCACAGGGGATCTCAGGTTGTTCCTTAGCGCTTGGAAGAGAAATCTTCATTGGGCACCTGGGGGCCACGTCAAGGAGTTTCTGCCCTTCattgttttgtggtttctctggatGGCTCGTaatgatgcgaagcaccgtCAGTTGCGTATTTCTGggaagactgtgaagtctcagattttgtcttatcTGCGTCTTGCCCATGCTGCTTTCATTGTTAAGCCCAAGCACTGGCTTGGTgcctttgaggcggcgagatcGCTGGGAATTTTTGTTGCCTTTCAGCGGACCCATAGGTTAGCGATTGTCCGGTGGCTCTGTCCACCACCTGGGTGCTTTAAGCTGAATGTTGATGGGAGTTCGAGGGGCAATCCTGGGGAGTCGTCTGTCGGTGGTGTTGTGCGTGATTCTTCTGGCAGGGTGGTGCTCTCCTTCAGCGAGTTTATCGGAGTCGGGACCAATGTCCGGGCggagctttgggcggtttggaggggcCTTCTTATCTGTTCCGATCTCGGTCTTTTTCCCCTTTGGGTTGAGACCGATTCTCAGATTTCTCTTCAGATCCTGCGTTCTCGTCGGTGTCATTGGGACCTTCATCATACAGTCACTCGGATTCTGTTTCTTTTGAGGGGGCGGACGGTTCATTTTTCACATATTTTTCGGGAGGGaaattcggtggcggatgcgttggcggcgagggctcatACCATTAGG GTACTGTCTCTTTGGAGtgctttgtttctttggatctGGGTGGACTCTCGCACCTTCTCCATTGGTGCTTTTATTTGGACCACCCTGTTCTCTGGCGGTCGCTctctgcaggcttctccttggCCGCCGCTTTCTATATTTTGTGTTCTCTTGCCGGGTTTTATGGTGGCTTTGGATGATCTCTCTCAGTGGTTTCTCTGGCCCAGAGCTCCATTCATGTCGGGATTTATATGTTCTCTGCTTTTGCTACGTGCATTGGTGGCTCTCCATGTTATCTCTTGGCTACCTCTTATATCAACGTTCCAGTCACGCTTGGATTTATGA